Proteins encoded by one window of Clostridium cagae:
- the rplS gene encoding 50S ribosomal protein L19, producing MNEIIRAIEAEQLRTDLPDFKIGDNVKVYVKVTEGTRERVQMFEGTVIKKQNGGLRETFTVRRVAYGCGVERTFPMHAPIIEKIEISRRGKVRRAKLYYLRDRVGKAAKVKELLTR from the coding sequence ATGAACGAAATAATAAGAGCTATTGAAGCTGAACAATTAAGAACTGACCTACCAGACTTTAAAATTGGTGACAATGTAAAAGTTTATGTTAAGGTTACAGAAGGTACAAGAGAAAGAGTACAAATGTTTGAAGGTACTGTAATTAAGAAACAAAACGGTGGATTAAGAGAAACTTTCACTGTAAGAAGAGTTGCTTATGGATGCGGTGTTGAAAGAACATTCCCAATGCATGCACCAATAATCGAAAAGATTGAAATCTCAAGAAGAGGTAAAGTAAGAAGAGCTAAACTTTACTACCTAAGAGATAGAGTTGGTAAGGCTGCAAAGGTTAAAGAATTATTAACTAGATAA
- the ylqF gene encoding ribosome biogenesis GTPase YlqF, producing the protein MAINWFPGHMKKTQREIKENLKLVDAVIEIRDARIPRSSANPDIDSLLQGKPRIILLNKSDLTEGKVTKEWIKHLTKDDVKVLEVNCLKGDGLKAIKPMLLSLLKEKHDRLRAKGMVNITTRVMVVGIPNVGKSTFINKMARNSIAKTGDKPGVTKSKQWIKTSIGIELLDTPGVLWPRFEDEETALNLAFTGAIKDEIMDIEELSYKLVERLQSFYKDNLKERYKIDEVSEDPLETLNAIAKKRGTLVSGGEINYNRIAVILLDEFRAGRIGKISLERPGKINE; encoded by the coding sequence ATGGCAATTAACTGGTTTCCAGGGCATATGAAAAAAACTCAAAGAGAAATAAAAGAAAATTTAAAATTAGTAGATGCGGTTATCGAAATAAGAGATGCTAGAATACCAAGAAGTTCTGCTAATCCAGATATAGATAGTTTATTACAAGGTAAGCCACGAATAATACTTTTAAATAAAAGTGATTTAACTGAAGGCAAAGTGACAAAAGAATGGATTAAACATTTAACTAAAGATGATGTTAAAGTATTAGAGGTAAATTGCTTAAAAGGAGACGGATTAAAAGCAATAAAACCAATGTTATTATCTTTACTAAAAGAAAAACATGATAGATTAAGAGCAAAGGGCATGGTAAATATAACAACTAGAGTTATGGTTGTTGGAATTCCTAATGTTGGTAAGTCTACATTTATAAATAAAATGGCTAGAAATAGTATTGCTAAAACAGGAGATAAACCAGGAGTTACTAAAAGCAAGCAATGGATAAAAACATCAATTGGTATAGAACTTTTAGATACACCAGGTGTATTATGGCCTAGGTTTGAAGATGAAGAAACAGCATTAAATTTAGCTTTTACAGGTGCTATAAAAGATGAAATAATGGATATAGAAGAACTTTCTTATAAGCTTGTTGAAAGATTACAAAGCTTTTATAAGGATAATTTAAAGGAAAGATATAAAATAGATGAAGTTTCTGAGGATCCATTAGAAACTTTAAATGCAATAGCTAAAAAAAGAGGTACGTTAGTTTCAGGAGGAGAAATTAATTACAATAGAATAGCTGTTATACTATTAGATGAATTTAGAGCAGGAAGAATAGGAAAAATTTCATTAGAACGTCCAGGTAAAATAAATGAATAG
- a CDS encoding ribonuclease HII has product MNSFLNLHMDKLSYKIIKEKTSEISISDIYKSEELKMMINKLLDDKRKNVSSLGKTMQKQLDSYIKEMSRVKSMYEFDKSFGEFKYIAGVDEVGRGPLAGPIVACAVILDLNVIDEELILYLNDSKKLNHTKREELSAIIKEKALAYYISLSSNKEIDERGIAFSNNNVFLDSCNNLSVRPDLVLSDGYLVKNIEITNKFIIKGDTKSASIAAASILAKVYRDNLMKEYSIKYPHYDFENNMGYGTPKHIDGLKKYGKCEIHRNSFLNNIL; this is encoded by the coding sequence ATGAATAGTTTCCTTAATTTACATATGGATAAATTATCATATAAAATTATAAAAGAAAAAACTTCAGAAATATCAATTTCAGATATCTATAAGTCTGAAGAATTAAAGATGATGATTAATAAATTATTAGATGATAAAAGAAAAAATGTATCATCTTTAGGGAAGACCATGCAAAAGCAATTGGATTCATACATAAAAGAAATGAGTAGGGTAAAATCTATGTATGAATTTGATAAATCTTTTGGAGAATTTAAATATATAGCTGGTGTTGATGAAGTTGGAAGAGGACCATTAGCAGGACCTATTGTAGCTTGTGCAGTAATTTTAGATTTAAATGTTATTGATGAAGAGTTAATATTGTATTTAAATGATTCTAAAAAACTAAATCACACCAAAAGAGAAGAATTATCAGCAATAATTAAAGAAAAAGCATTAGCGTATTATATTTCTCTTTCATCAAACAAAGAAATAGATGAAAGAGGAATAGCATTTTCTAATAATAATGTTTTTTTAGATTCATGCAACAATTTAAGTGTAAGACCGGATTTAGTATTATCTGATGGATATTTAGTAAAGAATATAGAGATAACTAATAAATTTATAATAAAGGGCGATACTAAAAGTGCGAGTATTGCAGCTGCATCTATATTAGCAAAAGTATATAGAGATAATTTGATGAAGGAATATTCAATTAAATATCCACATTATGATTTTGAAAATAACATGGGTTATGGAACTCCAAAACATATAGATGGATTAAAAAAATATGGAAAATGTGAAATACATAGAAATAGTTTTTTAAATAATATATTATAA
- a CDS encoding YraN family protein, with the protein MKKFNKDIGTYCEKLSCDYLIEHNFKILECNFKNFLGEIDIICIKNSILIIIEVKGRYNYEFGLPKESVSISKQKNIIKVTKSYINYKKLYNFNVRFDVIEIYLNKLNSSYKINHIKDAFRT; encoded by the coding sequence ATGAAGAAATTTAATAAAGACATAGGAACTTATTGCGAAAAATTATCATGTGATTATTTAATAGAGCATAATTTTAAAATACTTGAATGTAACTTTAAAAATTTTCTAGGAGAAATAGATATTATATGTATAAAAAATTCTATATTAATAATAATAGAAGTGAAAGGTAGATATAATTATGAATTTGGACTTCCAAAAGAGTCCGTATCTATAAGTAAGCAAAAAAACATTATAAAAGTTACAAAATCCTATATAAATTATAAAAAACTTTATAATTTTAATGTACGTTTTGATGTTATAGAAATATATCTGAATAAACTTAATTCATCTTATAAGATTAATCATATAAAAGATGCTTTTAGAACTTAA
- a CDS encoding YifB family Mg chelatase-like AAA ATPase, which produces MSIKIISATQNGLEGLLIEVEVDISKGLPSFSIVGLADTSVKESKERVRSAILNSGYDFPLGRITINLAPADMKKIGSLLDLPIALGILMESNQIEHNKVNDYIIFGELSLSGELKAVKGSIPIIIEGIKEGKNKFIFPYENLEESYYFDEGEYYPFRNLKEVISYVTYKDLLPCKISKKDIERKDILEILDFGEIIGQYSSKRALEISAAGKHNILLYGEPGCGKTMLAKAITSILPPLSKKELLEIAKIYSASGLMEKNTLINRPFRSPHHTTTKSALIGGGKEVKAGEVTLAHNGVLFLDEVLEFKKDALESLREPLEEKQINIDRISGNYTMPANFLLVGAFNPIEEKDESILENGLYSRYNAKKYFRKFSTALLDRMDILTFVPRLKYDDIEKREDSYNSKVMKEKVLKAREIQEERFKNTRYKYNSDIKGKDVFDICKMSSGCSDILKHYYNTSSVSMRGYSKVIKLAQTIADIDESKEILEHHIIEAFNYRKNIDGEII; this is translated from the coding sequence ATGTCTATAAAAATAATAAGTGCAACACAAAATGGCTTAGAAGGATTATTAATAGAAGTAGAAGTTGATATATCAAAAGGTTTACCATCATTTTCAATTGTTGGTCTTGCAGATACTTCTGTTAAAGAATCTAAAGAGCGTGTGAGATCAGCAATTTTAAATAGTGGATATGATTTTCCGCTTGGAAGAATAACTATTAATTTAGCTCCAGCAGATATGAAAAAAATAGGATCTCTTTTAGATTTACCTATAGCACTAGGAATACTTATGGAATCAAATCAAATAGAACATAACAAAGTAAATGATTATATAATTTTTGGAGAATTATCATTATCAGGAGAATTAAAAGCAGTAAAGGGAAGTATACCTATAATAATTGAAGGGATAAAAGAAGGAAAAAATAAATTTATCTTTCCTTATGAAAATTTAGAAGAAAGTTATTACTTTGATGAAGGCGAATATTATCCATTTAGAAACTTGAAAGAAGTAATATCATATGTGACATACAAAGACTTATTACCATGCAAAATCTCTAAAAAGGATATTGAAAGAAAAGATATTTTAGAAATTTTGGATTTTGGTGAAATAATAGGGCAATACTCATCGAAGAGAGCTTTAGAAATTTCAGCAGCTGGAAAACATAATATTTTATTGTATGGGGAGCCTGGATGTGGTAAAACAATGTTAGCTAAAGCGATAACATCAATATTACCACCATTATCAAAAAAAGAATTATTAGAAATAGCAAAAATATATAGTGCATCTGGTCTTATGGAGAAAAATACTTTAATAAATCGTCCTTTTAGGTCTCCACATCATACTACAACTAAAAGTGCATTAATAGGAGGCGGAAAAGAAGTTAAAGCTGGAGAAGTAACATTAGCACATAATGGTGTGCTTTTTCTTGATGAGGTATTAGAGTTTAAAAAAGATGCTTTAGAATCCTTAAGAGAGCCATTAGAAGAAAAACAAATCAATATAGATAGAATTAGTGGCAATTATACAATGCCAGCGAATTTTTTGCTTGTTGGAGCATTTAATCCGATTGAAGAAAAAGATGAAAGCATATTGGAAAATGGTTTGTATTCTAGATATAATGCAAAAAAATATTTTAGAAAGTTCTCTACTGCATTATTAGATAGAATGGATATTTTGACTTTTGTTCCAAGACTTAAATATGATGATATTGAAAAAAGAGAGGATTCGTATAATTCTAAAGTGATGAAAGAAAAAGTTCTTAAGGCTAGAGAAATTCAAGAAGAAAGATTTAAAAATACAAGATACAAATATAATTCAGATATAAAAGGGAAAGATGTATTTGACATATGTAAGATGAGTAGTGGCTGTAGTGATATTTTAAAACATTATTATAATACATCTAGTGTATCAATGAGAGGATACAGTAAAGTTATTAAATTAGCACAAACAATAGC